From one Catellatospora sp. IY07-71 genomic stretch:
- a CDS encoding NUDIX domain-containing protein translates to MSGKPVREKVVCYIVRDGRLLVFRHVDYSWEEVGIQVPAGSVKPGETPEQAALREAAEETGLPGLKLLGKLGETEYDPSPYLYELHHRHVFHLTVTEDTAERWFSSEDDHGDEPIRFECFWIPLAAAHVLQAGQGALVWRLPEVMAGHR, encoded by the coding sequence ATGTCCGGCAAGCCGGTGCGCGAGAAGGTCGTCTGCTACATCGTGCGCGACGGCAGGCTGCTGGTTTTCCGGCACGTCGACTACAGCTGGGAGGAGGTCGGCATCCAGGTCCCGGCCGGGAGCGTCAAGCCGGGCGAGACGCCGGAGCAGGCGGCCCTGCGCGAGGCGGCGGAGGAGACCGGGCTGCCGGGCCTGAAGCTGCTCGGCAAGCTCGGCGAGACGGAGTACGACCCCAGCCCGTACCTGTACGAGCTGCACCACCGGCACGTCTTCCACCTGACCGTCACCGAGGACACCGCGGAGCGCTGGTTCAGCAGCGAGGACGACCACGGTGACGAGCCGATCCGGTTCGAGTGCTTCTGGATCCCGCTGGCCGCCGCGCATGTGCTCCAGGCCGGGCAGGGTGCGCTGGTGTGGCGGCTGCCCGAGGTCATGGCGGGGCACCGTTAA
- a CDS encoding DUF4419 domain-containing protein — translation MVIFPVDDVAAAAEPLPTAPLSRMFPNAIAVGGDPDLAVVTLRTVVHPLLYAVGRAHAESRPLALSPDAVWLTIAEGLAQHVRLHAGHPSPPGKPTGRRLEIVPDGPAPRDADSWRHLIARQAGLPDARATGAALFACDFTTSTEVERVAALATPGDGYWPYFGVWTSGGRGLPAITLTGAEQDWRTIRERVEQLPRFGLAGWHRSLAPIADQFVRAASGDVDTAFWQHILDPADVDGAKTVTGWIARLFPYVAADGVPASRPNPLLELPLDAPHDGTDGNRPSRGPGVRIQDVQAVLSRVVVHVDDRTADARHTVALHGGLVAVAQDAAGALCPVAGWHLTSADAEMEDLLDRIEREHVVTAPGHAEGHDDADLEAMFQRMGSATLFGGRWRLARPDRPRRVILDGGITVTPVIDLPDGRSISWVHRLREQGCHWAVCRVEEVRTDVGRGLTVRNFEFADDPAEVWLYGTSFAALLEVALDSGGDIGSLRSGRLADLLHP, via the coding sequence GTGGTGATCTTCCCGGTCGACGATGTCGCCGCAGCGGCCGAGCCGCTGCCCACCGCGCCGCTGAGCCGGATGTTCCCGAACGCGATCGCCGTCGGCGGCGACCCGGACCTGGCCGTGGTGACACTCAGGACGGTGGTGCATCCGCTGCTGTACGCGGTCGGACGCGCCCATGCCGAGAGCCGTCCCCTGGCGCTCTCCCCGGACGCGGTGTGGCTGACCATCGCCGAGGGCCTCGCGCAGCACGTCCGGCTGCACGCCGGGCATCCGAGCCCGCCGGGGAAACCCACCGGGCGCCGGCTGGAGATCGTGCCGGACGGCCCGGCGCCGCGGGACGCCGACTCCTGGCGGCACCTCATCGCACGACAGGCCGGGCTGCCCGATGCGCGGGCCACCGGCGCCGCGCTGTTCGCCTGCGACTTCACCACCAGCACCGAGGTGGAGCGGGTCGCGGCGCTCGCGACGCCGGGCGACGGCTACTGGCCGTACTTCGGCGTCTGGACCAGCGGTGGACGCGGCCTGCCCGCGATCACGCTGACCGGAGCCGAGCAGGACTGGCGCACGATCCGTGAGCGGGTCGAACAGCTGCCCCGCTTCGGGCTGGCGGGCTGGCACCGTTCACTCGCCCCGATCGCCGACCAGTTCGTCCGCGCCGCCTCGGGCGACGTGGACACGGCCTTCTGGCAGCACATCCTCGACCCCGCCGACGTGGACGGCGCCAAGACGGTCACCGGCTGGATCGCGCGGCTGTTCCCGTACGTCGCCGCGGACGGTGTGCCCGCCAGCCGGCCCAACCCGCTGCTGGAGCTGCCGCTCGACGCGCCGCATGACGGCACGGACGGCAACCGGCCGAGCCGCGGCCCCGGGGTACGGATACAGGACGTGCAGGCCGTGCTGTCCCGGGTGGTCGTGCACGTCGACGACCGGACGGCGGACGCGCGGCACACGGTCGCGCTGCACGGCGGGCTGGTCGCGGTGGCACAGGACGCGGCGGGTGCGCTGTGCCCGGTCGCCGGGTGGCACCTGACCTCCGCCGACGCCGAGATGGAAGACCTGCTCGACCGGATCGAACGTGAGCACGTCGTGACCGCGCCCGGCCATGCCGAAGGGCATGACGACGCCGACCTCGAAGCGATGTTCCAGCGCATGGGCTCGGCGACCCTGTTCGGCGGCCGCTGGCGGCTGGCCCGGCCCGACCGGCCTCGCCGGGTGATCCTGGACGGCGGCATCACCGTGACACCGGTGATCGACCTGCCCGACGGGCGAAGCATCTCCTGGGTGCACCGGTTGCGCGAGCAGGGATGCCACTGGGCGGTGTGCCGCGTCGAGGAAGTGCGGACCGACGTCGGCCGCGGGCTCACCGTCCGCAACTTCGAGTTCGCCGACGACCCTGCCGAGGTATGGCTGTACGGCACGAGCTTCGCGGCGCTGCTGGAGGTCGCGCTCGACAGCGGCGGCGACATCGGGTCCCTGCGCAGCGGGCGCCTCGCCGACCTGCTCCACCCGTGA
- a CDS encoding DUF11 domain-containing protein, which yields MSRRLLAAHGVLAVTSALAVGAAPQWAAAAPTPSAAAFAAVRAQALQPDLSITKEDSPDPVLAGQVLTYTLTVANYAGTETAASLTVTDVLPAGLTVLATYPPAGSCEVTTDAPTQVSTVTCELADLPVGQTFPVSIQALVPASQAPGFIVNRASVALNGDVVDPNLANNTVEIRTEVQASADLSVTKLCKPDDPAPAGETGFCDIIVDNLGPSDAAGAVLTDYLTSATPFNLLSAALQADPDVPCASPTTPVNDITEVTVTCGPGTLPAGGRATIRVEVGADDVSQINDVATVRATTPDPDSSNNKATGRVDFVGSADLVLEKTGPETAVAGGPIQYTLTVDNEGPSVANAVVLRDSLPEGVTFVSVTSSVGTCVNNQPPGRDVVCNLGNLDEDDPDVTITLNGRLDADLADGTLLSNNAVVSSATATPDNSDNLARVDTTVETEADLSVTKAGAPEPVLAGNNLTYTITANNGGPSDAQLVTLTDELPDGTTFVSGVDAGGDSVCSETEPGEVVCALGTLAAGASETVRLTVAVAASTADGTELVNSVTVASTTTDTDPDDNTATATNTVDTSADLWIDKTAVAFSYDEESAGEKGDKGKGDKTKEQIAVFTLTVHNDEGCEGDVRGDQRNCGLGGPSDAQNVVVTDELPLDPTHLQVLFTSPECTYTQATHTVTCNLATLADGATAQFVIKSKIKVNGNGDAEAAPRITNTATVSSSTADPNLENNTNTAVLVGRGRE from the coding sequence TTGTCCAGACGTCTTCTCGCCGCGCACGGCGTGCTGGCCGTCACCAGCGCGCTCGCGGTGGGCGCCGCGCCGCAGTGGGCGGCCGCGGCACCGACACCGTCCGCTGCCGCCTTCGCCGCGGTACGCGCCCAGGCACTGCAGCCTGACCTCAGCATCACCAAGGAGGACTCGCCCGACCCCGTCCTCGCGGGCCAGGTGCTGACCTACACGCTCACCGTCGCCAACTACGCGGGCACGGAGACGGCGGCGTCGCTGACCGTCACCGACGTGCTGCCCGCAGGGCTGACCGTCCTGGCGACCTACCCGCCGGCCGGCTCCTGCGAGGTGACCACCGACGCGCCCACCCAGGTCTCCACCGTCACCTGCGAGCTCGCGGACCTGCCTGTCGGGCAGACGTTCCCGGTCTCGATCCAGGCGCTGGTCCCGGCGAGCCAGGCACCCGGCTTCATCGTCAACCGCGCCAGCGTGGCGCTCAACGGTGACGTGGTCGACCCGAACCTCGCCAACAACACCGTCGAGATCAGGACCGAGGTCCAGGCCTCGGCCGACCTGTCGGTCACCAAGCTGTGCAAGCCCGACGACCCCGCACCCGCGGGCGAGACCGGCTTCTGCGACATCATCGTGGACAACCTCGGTCCGTCCGACGCGGCCGGCGCCGTGCTGACCGACTACCTCACCTCCGCGACCCCGTTCAACCTGCTGTCCGCCGCGCTCCAGGCCGACCCCGACGTGCCCTGCGCGTCGCCGACCACGCCGGTGAACGACATCACCGAGGTCACCGTCACCTGCGGCCCCGGCACCCTGCCGGCCGGCGGCCGGGCCACGATCCGGGTCGAGGTCGGCGCCGACGACGTGTCCCAGATCAACGACGTGGCCACCGTACGCGCCACCACCCCCGACCCGGACAGCAGCAACAACAAGGCCACCGGCCGGGTCGACTTCGTCGGCTCCGCCGACCTCGTGCTGGAGAAGACCGGCCCGGAGACCGCCGTCGCGGGCGGCCCGATCCAGTACACGCTCACCGTCGACAACGAGGGCCCGTCCGTCGCGAACGCGGTCGTCCTGCGCGACAGCCTCCCGGAGGGCGTCACCTTCGTGTCGGTGACCTCCTCCGTGGGCACCTGCGTCAACAACCAGCCGCCCGGCCGGGACGTGGTCTGCAACCTGGGCAACCTCGACGAGGACGACCCGGACGTGACCATCACCCTCAACGGCCGGCTCGACGCCGACCTCGCCGACGGCACGCTGCTGTCCAACAACGCCGTCGTGTCCAGCGCGACGGCCACCCCCGACAACAGCGACAACCTGGCGCGCGTCGACACCACGGTCGAGACCGAGGCGGACCTGTCGGTCACCAAGGCCGGCGCGCCCGAGCCGGTGCTGGCCGGGAACAACCTGACCTACACCATCACCGCGAACAACGGCGGCCCGTCGGACGCGCAGCTGGTCACGCTCACCGACGAGCTGCCCGACGGCACCACCTTCGTCAGCGGCGTCGACGCCGGCGGCGACTCCGTGTGCAGCGAGACCGAGCCGGGCGAGGTCGTCTGCGCGCTGGGCACGCTCGCCGCGGGGGCGTCCGAGACCGTGCGCCTGACGGTCGCCGTCGCGGCCTCGACCGCCGACGGCACGGAGCTGGTCAACTCGGTCACCGTCGCCTCGACGACGACCGACACCGACCCCGACGACAACACCGCGACCGCGACCAACACCGTCGACACCTCGGCCGACCTGTGGATCGACAAGACCGCGGTCGCGTTCTCGTACGACGAGGAGTCGGCGGGCGAGAAGGGCGACAAGGGCAAGGGCGACAAGACCAAGGAGCAGATCGCCGTCTTCACCCTGACCGTCCACAACGACGAGGGCTGCGAGGGCGACGTCCGGGGCGACCAGCGCAACTGCGGGCTGGGCGGCCCGTCCGACGCGCAGAACGTGGTGGTCACCGACGAGCTGCCGCTCGACCCAACCCACCTGCAGGTGCTGTTCACCTCGCCGGAGTGCACCTACACGCAGGCCACCCACACGGTGACCTGCAACCTGGCGACGCTGGCCGACGGCGCGACCGCGCAGTTCGTCATCAAGTCGAAGATCAAGGTCAACGGGAACGGTGACGCCGAGGCCGCGCCGCGGATCACCAACACCGCGACGGTCAGCAGCTCCACCGCCGACCCGAACCTGGAGAACAACACCAACACCGCGGTGCTCGTCGGCCGCGGCCGCGAGTGA
- a CDS encoding AraC family transcriptional regulator — MSLPLHRLTVPQSLPVPFAVDTFDALGPLSHAPFPHRHTFYEVVLIRAGAGTHVVDLAAYPVRPPQLAVVLPGRTHHWQDTSGLDGRLVLFGEEFLAGCPRVRELLHLLGRRPCVGLDRAAAAEAAGIVARMRREYAAPDADSLGALQAYLHILLVKAARLAESPPAATGAGRRAELAARFADLAARPGGRRTVTEFAAALGVSAGYLGEAVREATGHSPGELIRQAYAVEAMRLLAGTRLTVAQVSRELGFADTAYFCRFFRRQTGSTAGEFRRSAAGGPAAEITTTTGSRPSNGDDAQP; from the coding sequence ATGTCCCTGCCACTGCACCGGCTCACGGTGCCGCAGTCGCTGCCCGTGCCGTTCGCGGTGGACACGTTCGACGCGCTCGGGCCGCTGTCGCACGCACCGTTCCCGCACCGGCACACCTTCTACGAGGTGGTGCTGATCCGGGCGGGCGCGGGCACGCACGTGGTGGACCTCGCGGCGTATCCGGTGCGCCCGCCGCAGCTCGCGGTGGTGCTGCCCGGCCGGACCCACCACTGGCAGGACACGTCCGGGCTGGACGGCCGGCTGGTCCTGTTCGGCGAGGAGTTCCTGGCCGGCTGCCCGCGCGTGCGGGAGCTGCTGCACCTGCTGGGACGGCGGCCCTGCGTCGGGCTGGACCGGGCGGCGGCGGCCGAGGCGGCCGGCATCGTCGCGCGGATGCGGCGGGAGTACGCCGCACCGGACGCGGACTCGCTCGGCGCGCTGCAGGCGTACCTGCACATCCTGCTCGTGAAGGCCGCGCGGCTCGCCGAGTCGCCACCGGCGGCGACGGGTGCCGGGCGGCGCGCGGAGCTGGCCGCCCGGTTCGCCGACCTGGCGGCCCGGCCCGGCGGACGGCGCACGGTGACCGAGTTCGCGGCCGCGCTGGGCGTGTCCGCGGGCTACCTCGGCGAGGCGGTGCGGGAGGCCACCGGCCACTCCCCCGGCGAGCTGATCCGGCAGGCGTACGCGGTCGAGGCGATGCGGCTGCTCGCGGGCACCCGGCTCACCGTGGCGCAGGTGTCCCGGGAACTGGGGTTCGCCGACACGGCGTACTTCTGCCGGTTCTTCCGGCGGCAGACCGGATCGACGGCGGGCGAGTTCCGCCGCTCGGCCGCGGGCGGCCCGGCTGCGGAAATCACCACGACCACCGGATCACGTCCATCGAACGGCGACGATGCACAACCCTAG
- a CDS encoding carbohydrate-binding protein yields MTGDEPRTPGVTRKTLLRAAMAVPAAPLLFAAVPALARTPSGQPLAATPESCDDDDLTPPQMEGPYFKPGSPQRTTMLDGSGTRLTLTGYVVGLACQPIAGALLDFWQADNAGAYDNVGNRFRGHQFSDAQGRFTLTTIVPGLYPGRTRHIHVKVQAPGRPILTTQLYFPNEPRNSTDSLYDPALLMTVQQVGSARQATFDFVLNVPGTPPSPSPTATASPSPTPPGGGTWQPYVSYAVGAQVTYGGAGYACQIAHTSLPGWEPPNTPALWRRL; encoded by the coding sequence ATGACCGGCGACGAACCCCGTACTCCGGGCGTCACCCGCAAGACGCTGCTGCGCGCGGCGATGGCGGTCCCGGCGGCGCCCCTGCTGTTCGCGGCCGTGCCCGCGCTGGCGCGCACGCCGTCCGGGCAGCCGCTGGCGGCCACCCCGGAGTCCTGTGACGACGACGACCTGACCCCGCCGCAGATGGAGGGCCCGTACTTCAAGCCGGGCTCCCCGCAGCGCACCACGATGCTCGACGGCAGCGGCACCCGGCTGACACTCACCGGCTACGTGGTCGGCCTGGCCTGCCAGCCGATCGCGGGCGCGCTGCTGGACTTCTGGCAGGCCGACAACGCCGGGGCGTACGACAACGTCGGCAACCGCTTCCGGGGGCACCAGTTCAGCGACGCGCAGGGGCGGTTCACGCTGACCACCATCGTGCCGGGGCTCTACCCCGGACGGACCCGGCACATCCACGTCAAGGTGCAGGCGCCCGGCCGCCCGATCCTCACCACCCAGCTGTACTTCCCGAACGAGCCGCGCAACAGCACCGACAGCCTGTACGACCCGGCCCTGCTGATGACCGTGCAGCAGGTCGGCTCGGCCCGGCAGGCCACGTTCGACTTCGTGCTGAACGTGCCGGGCACGCCGCCGTCCCCCTCCCCGACCGCGACGGCCTCGCCGAGCCCGACCCCACCCGGCGGCGGCACGTGGCAGCCCTACGTGTCGTACGCCGTCGGGGCGCAGGTCACCTATGGCGGGGCCGGGTACGCCTGCCAGATCGCGCACACGTCGCTGCCCGGGTGGGAGCCGCCGAACACCCCGGCCCTGTGGCGCCGCCTCTGA
- a CDS encoding DUF488 domain-containing protein produces the protein MPSRAAPASHLRIRRVYDEPSPDDGRRVLVDRLWPRGLAKEHARVDDWPKDLTPSTELRRWYHESPADRHAEFVTRYEAELSAPAAQEALRELRAHVRQGTVTLLTAVKDLPQSHVEVLARHLR, from the coding sequence ATGCCGTCACGCGCCGCACCGGCGTCGCACCTGCGTATACGCCGGGTCTACGACGAACCGTCCCCCGACGACGGCCGGCGGGTGCTGGTCGACCGGCTGTGGCCGCGTGGCCTGGCCAAGGAGCACGCACGCGTCGACGACTGGCCCAAGGACCTGACGCCCTCCACCGAGCTGCGCCGCTGGTATCACGAGTCGCCCGCCGACCGGCACGCCGAGTTCGTCACCCGCTACGAGGCCGAGCTGAGCGCCCCGGCGGCGCAGGAGGCGCTGCGCGAGCTGCGGGCGCACGTCCGGCAGGGCACCGTCACCCTGCTGACCGCGGTGAAGGACCTCCCGCAGAGCCACGTCGAGGTGCTCGCGCGGCACCTGCGCTGA
- a CDS encoding MarR family winged helix-turn-helix transcriptional regulator: MSDEAIVVAMDAPQDTRWLSAEERQTWLTLAALMIRLPSALDAQLQRDAGLSHFEYQVLAALSEAPERTLRMSRLAMLAEGSLSRLSQVVARLEQRGWVRRTPDPTDGRFTLAVLTDGGWDKVVATAPGHVETVRSLVFDPLTKAQTRQLCDIGRRIMHAVDPGDQCGEARPG; the protein is encoded by the coding sequence ATGAGCGACGAAGCTATAGTGGTCGCCATGGACGCGCCGCAGGACACCCGCTGGCTGTCCGCGGAGGAGCGGCAGACCTGGCTGACGCTCGCCGCCCTGATGATCCGGCTGCCGTCCGCGCTCGACGCCCAGCTCCAGCGCGACGCCGGGCTCAGCCACTTCGAGTATCAGGTGCTGGCCGCGCTGTCCGAGGCGCCCGAGCGCACCCTGCGGATGAGCCGGCTGGCGATGCTGGCCGAGGGCTCGCTGTCGCGGCTGTCGCAGGTGGTGGCGCGGCTGGAGCAACGCGGCTGGGTGCGGCGGACCCCCGATCCGACGGACGGGCGCTTCACGCTGGCCGTGCTCACCGACGGCGGCTGGGACAAGGTCGTGGCCACGGCCCCCGGGCACGTGGAGACCGTCCGCAGCCTGGTCTTCGACCCGCTCACCAAGGCGCAGACCCGCCAGCTGTGCGACATCGGCCGCCGCATCATGCACGCCGTCGACCCCGGCGACCAGTGCGGCGAGGCCCGGCCCGGCTGA
- a CDS encoding DoxX family protein: protein MNVVLWIIAGLLAIAFLGAGVMKLSKPKDQLIASGMGWAENYSAGAVKAVGAVELLAAVGLVLPALLDIAPVLVPLAAAGLAVIMVGAIVIHARRGERQAIIANVVLLILAAVVAWGRFGPYAFTS, encoded by the coding sequence GTGAACGTCGTTTTGTGGATCATCGCCGGGCTGCTCGCGATCGCCTTCCTCGGCGCCGGCGTGATGAAGCTCAGCAAGCCGAAGGACCAGCTGATCGCCTCCGGCATGGGCTGGGCGGAGAACTACAGCGCCGGGGCGGTCAAGGCCGTCGGCGCGGTCGAGCTGCTCGCCGCCGTCGGCCTGGTGCTGCCCGCGCTGCTGGACATCGCGCCGGTGCTGGTGCCGCTGGCCGCCGCCGGCCTCGCGGTGATCATGGTCGGCGCGATCGTGATCCACGCCCGGCGCGGCGAGCGCCAGGCGATCATCGCCAACGTGGTGCTGCTGATCCTCGCCGCCGTGGTGGCCTGGGGCCGGTTCGGCCCGTACGCCTTCACGTCCTGA
- a CDS encoding STAS domain-containing protein: MGLTHTMTVRGDACVVRILGDVDMSTSEDVHRWLRTAVDSAQCRDVEVDLAQTAFLDSMGIRGLVRAREYATGRGVAMRCVNVQPWVRRVFEIAGVAGYLDVQ; the protein is encoded by the coding sequence ATGGGTCTGACGCACACGATGACGGTCCGCGGCGACGCGTGCGTGGTCCGGATTCTCGGCGACGTGGACATGTCGACCTCCGAGGACGTGCACCGGTGGCTGCGGACGGCGGTCGACAGCGCGCAATGCCGTGACGTCGAGGTCGATCTGGCGCAGACCGCGTTCCTGGATTCGATGGGGATACGCGGCCTGGTCCGGGCCCGGGAGTACGCCACCGGCCGCGGGGTGGCCATGCGCTGCGTCAACGTGCAGCCCTGGGTGCGGCGGGTGTTCGAGATCGCGGGGGTGGCGGGTTACCTGGACGTGCAGTGA
- a CDS encoding sensor domain-containing diguanylate cyclase, which yields MKRHGRRPDPVITLLIVLALVSVVATLAGAVPATVADVAEAGAWLAFAVLCLRVARREGLACAAVSVWRGLAVAGFFFTTSSLLRLGTDGEKTPPVAAAIAATAVTTVGIAVAGWVMIRYPLEVRGPPRIRMRLDLATVMAAFVLLAWYQCLPGGELPGNPAQLVANVLACGLALLAVFGAIKLLLGGAAPFTLTAGVILGAGVLIGSWSLFNMLTVEPGEAPLIEAGQLACAFLLSIAARMQYLKMHDDPTGVTRRAAPAYSRLPYLAVIGTQALLVTELALEGLTLRGWGVVIGTVVVSMLVMLRQNLAFLDNAALLKRLKASMGDLRRHEERFRSLVQHASDLTLLVGADGTVRFASPALWELLGVDPQEAAGRPIGEVLRPEDVPAARRLLDEVIASPGADIRRPLRVHHADGSSRWLEAMATNRLDDPSVGGVIINVRDVTEARVLEEQLRHQATHDPLTGLPNRVLLNEQALRLRQEPRQPGRHEAVLMLDLDDFKEVNDLLGHQAGDSMLIVVADRLRESVRPTDVVARLGGDEFVVLLAGTTTDGAVATARRILDALRRPVHVDGCQVDAGASVGVAIGSADELDALMRAADMAMYQAKRDPSGDRVRVVDRTAQGGTFPAARAPA from the coding sequence GTGAAGCGGCACGGTCGCCGACCCGATCCGGTGATCACGCTCCTCATCGTGCTCGCCCTCGTCAGCGTGGTCGCGACACTGGCTGGAGCGGTGCCGGCGACGGTCGCCGACGTCGCCGAGGCGGGAGCCTGGCTGGCCTTCGCCGTGCTCTGCCTGCGGGTCGCGCGGCGGGAGGGCCTCGCATGTGCGGCCGTGTCGGTGTGGCGCGGCCTCGCCGTGGCGGGCTTCTTCTTCACCACGTCCAGCCTGCTGCGGCTGGGCACCGACGGGGAGAAGACGCCGCCGGTCGCCGCGGCGATCGCGGCGACCGCGGTCACCACCGTCGGCATCGCGGTGGCCGGCTGGGTGATGATCCGGTATCCGCTGGAGGTGCGCGGCCCGCCCCGCATCCGGATGCGGCTGGACCTGGCCACGGTGATGGCCGCGTTCGTGCTGCTCGCCTGGTATCAGTGTCTGCCCGGGGGAGAGCTGCCGGGCAACCCGGCGCAGCTCGTGGCCAACGTGCTGGCCTGCGGGCTGGCCCTGCTGGCCGTGTTCGGGGCGATCAAGCTGCTGCTGGGCGGCGCGGCGCCGTTCACGCTGACGGCGGGGGTGATCCTGGGGGCCGGTGTGCTGATCGGCTCGTGGTCCCTGTTCAACATGCTGACCGTCGAACCCGGCGAGGCGCCGCTGATCGAGGCGGGCCAGCTCGCCTGCGCGTTCCTGCTCAGCATCGCCGCCAGGATGCAGTACCTGAAGATGCACGACGATCCCACCGGCGTGACCCGGCGGGCCGCGCCGGCCTACAGCCGCCTGCCGTACCTGGCGGTCATCGGCACGCAGGCCCTGCTCGTGACCGAGCTGGCGCTGGAGGGGCTCACCCTGCGCGGGTGGGGCGTGGTGATCGGCACCGTGGTCGTTTCCATGCTGGTCATGCTGCGCCAGAACCTCGCGTTCCTGGACAACGCGGCGCTGCTGAAACGGCTCAAGGCCAGCATGGGGGACCTGCGCCGGCACGAGGAGCGGTTCCGCTCGCTGGTGCAGCACGCCTCGGACCTGACCCTGCTGGTCGGCGCGGACGGCACGGTGCGCTTCGCCAGCCCGGCGCTGTGGGAGCTGCTCGGGGTGGACCCGCAGGAGGCGGCCGGCCGGCCGATCGGCGAGGTGCTGCGCCCGGAGGACGTGCCCGCCGCGCGGCGGCTGCTCGACGAGGTGATCGCCAGCCCGGGCGCCGACATCCGGCGGCCGCTGCGGGTGCACCACGCCGACGGCTCCAGCCGCTGGCTGGAGGCGATGGCCACGAACCGGCTGGACGACCCCAGCGTCGGCGGGGTCATCATCAACGTGCGCGACGTGACCGAGGCCCGGGTGCTGGAGGAGCAGCTGCGCCATCAGGCCACCCACGACCCGCTCACCGGCCTGCCCAACCGGGTCCTGCTCAACGAGCAGGCGCTGCGGCTGCGCCAGGAGCCGCGGCAGCCGGGACGGCACGAGGCCGTGCTCATGCTGGACCTCGACGACTTCAAAGAGGTCAACGACCTGCTCGGCCACCAGGCCGGCGACAGCATGCTGATCGTCGTCGCCGACCGGCTGCGGGAGAGCGTACGGCCGACCGACGTGGTGGCCCGGCTCGGCGGGGACGAGTTCGTGGTGCTGCTGGCGGGCACGACGACGGACGGCGCGGTCGCCACCGCCCGCCGCATCCTCGACGCGCTGCGGCGGCCGGTGCACGTCGACGGGTGCCAGGTCGACGCCGGGGCCAGCGTCGGGGTGGCGATCGGATCTGCGGACGAGCTCGACGCCCTCATGCGAGCTGCCGACATGGCCATGTATCAGGCGAAACGGGATCCCTCCGGCGATCGGGTGCGCGTGGTGGACCGGACCGCCCAGGGCGGGACGTTCCCGGCGGCGCGCGCTCCCGCCTGA